The Geotoga petraea genome segment CAAAGAAAAATTTAAGGAACTTGTAGATAAAACACTGATAAGACATTTTGAAGCTATAAATAAATTGGTTAAAAAAGGAACTTATTTCTTCGATTATGGGAATAGTTTTATGAAAGCTGTTTTCGATGCTGGGGCAACTGAAATAGCTAAAAACGGAAAAGATACCAACGAAGGATTTATTTTTCCATCATATGTTGAAGATATTATGGGTCCTATGCTTTTTGATTATGGTTATGGACCTTTTAGATGGGTTTGTCTTTCTGGAAAGAAAGAAGATTTACATAAAACAGACCAAGCAGCTATGAGTTGTATAGACCCAAACAGAAGGGGTCAGGATAGAGATAACTATATTTGGATAAGAGATGCAGAAAAAAATAATCTTGTTGTAGGAACTCAAGCAAGGATTTTATACCAAGACGCTATTGGCAGAATGAACATAGCTCTTAAATTCAACGAAATGGTTAGAAATGGAGAAGTTGGTCCTATAATGATTGGCAGAGACCACCATGATACCGGTGGAACAGATTCTCCATATAGAGAAACTTCTAATATTAAAGATGGTTCAAATATTATGGCTGATATGGCTACTCAATGTTTTGCTGGAAACGCATCAAGAGGGATGAGCTTGGTTTCACTACATAACGGTGGAGGCGTTGGAATTGGTAAAGCTATTAATGGAGGATTTGGATTGGTTTTAGATGGATCTGAAAAAGTGGATAATATAATAAGGATGGCTATCCCATGGGACGTTATGGGAGGAGTTGCAAGAAGAGCTTGGGCAAGAAACGAAAATTCTATAAGCACTTCAGCGGAATATAATGAAATTTATAAAGATGGGAATCATATAACATTACCTTTTATTGCGGATGATGAATTAGTTGAAAAATTAGTCGATAAAGAGTTTTAATTATTTAGGAGGGCTTAATATGAAAAAACTAATAGAATGCGTACCGAACTTTTCTGAAGGAAGAGATACAAATAAAATAGAAAAAATTGTGGATAATTTTAGAGGTAAAAAAGATTTAAAACTTTTAGATTACCAGTGGGATGAAGATCATAATAGATCAGTTGTTACAGTTGTAGGAGAACCAAATGCTTTAAAAGAAGCGGTGATAAATGCAGTTGGAACGGCTCAAGAATTGATAGACATGACATCTCACGAAGGTCAACATCCAAGAATGGGAGCTACAGATGTAATTCCTTTCATTCCTGTTAAGAATACAACTGTTGAGGAATGTATTGAACTGTCAAAAGAAGTTGGAAAAGAACTATGGGAAAAATATCAAATCCCTGTATTTTTATATGAAAAATCAGCTTCAGCAGCTCATAGAAAAAACCTATCAAAAATAAGAAAAGGCCAGTATGAAGGAATGGAAGAAAAGATTCAAGAAGAAAAATGGAGACCTGACTTTGGAGATACATTTAACAAAAAATCAGGGGTTACTGCAGTTGGAGCAAGGTCTCCTTTAGTTGCTTTTAACGTAAATCTCGATACAGATAATATAGATATAGCGAACAAAATATCAAAACAAGTTAGACACATATCTGGAGGATTTAGATATTGTAAAGCAATGGGTGTTGAACTAAAAGATAGAGGAATTGTCCAAGTCTCAATGAATATGACTGATTATACAAAAACTGCATTATACCAAACTTTTGAAGCAATAAAAATGGAAGCAAAAAGATGGGGTGTAAATGTAGTTGGCAGCGAAATTGTAGGCCTTGTACCGATGATGGCGCTTGTAAATACAGCGGAATATTATTTAGGTATAGAAGACTTTCAACCTGAACAAATCTTAGAATCACATTTAATGGAGTAATTTTTATGAATAAAAAGATTCTAAAAAATTTTCAACAGATAGCAACTCCAATAGGTTTTGAAGCAAAAAAAGGAAAAGATATGCAAAAAATCCTTGTTATTTCTGACGCTTCAATAATCATTGAAGGTGAAAAGATAGAATTTGTTGGGAAAACAGAAGAAATGCATAAATTATATAATGAAAAAGATTATCAAGTAATTGATATGACTGGTAAAACTGCTATTCCAGGATTTGTGGATTCTCATACTCATTTTATATTTGGTGGTTATAGAGCTGATGAGTTTGGAATGAGGTTAAGAGGCAAATCTTACATGGAGATTATGAACGCTGGTGGAGGTATAATCAGTTCTGTTAAAGATACAAGAGAAGCGAGTTTAGAAGAATTAACTGAAGCTGGGAAAAAGAGACTTTTATCCATGTTAAGTTTTGGAGTAACGTCTGTCGAAGGAAAAAGTGGATATGGATTAGACAAAGAGACCGA includes the following:
- the ftcD gene encoding glutamate formimidoyltransferase, whose product is MKKLIECVPNFSEGRDTNKIEKIVDNFRGKKDLKLLDYQWDEDHNRSVVTVVGEPNALKEAVINAVGTAQELIDMTSHEGQHPRMGATDVIPFIPVKNTTVEECIELSKEVGKELWEKYQIPVFLYEKSASAAHRKNLSKIRKGQYEGMEEKIQEEKWRPDFGDTFNKKSGVTAVGARSPLVAFNVNLDTDNIDIANKISKQVRHISGGFRYCKAMGVELKDRGIVQVSMNMTDYTKTALYQTFEAIKMEAKRWGVNVVGSEIVGLVPMMALVNTAEYYLGIEDFQPEQILESHLME